Proteins encoded in a region of the Rickettsia tillamookensis genome:
- a CDS encoding BolA/IbaG family iron-sulfur metabolism protein codes for MAISAEELEKILKESFPNSIIKITDLVGDQDHYALEISDVQFNGLSLINQHKLVKNALSEILNKKLHAITIKTIAVPEK; via the coding sequence ATGGCAATATCTGCAGAAGAGTTAGAAAAAATACTTAAGGAATCCTTTCCAAACAGTATAATAAAAATTACTGATTTAGTAGGAGATCAAGACCATTATGCATTAGAAATATCAGATGTTCAATTTAATGGACTTTCTTTAATTAATCAACATAAATTAGTAAAAAATGCCCTGTCTGAAATATTAAATAAAAAACTACATGCAATTACCATAAAAACTATCGCAGTTCCTGAAAAATAA
- a CDS encoding type II toxin-antitoxin system RelE family toxin has product MQYKLSFSKTALKNLLKISINKRKAILEKLEQLKLNPYKENNNIKKLIGYDGYRLRIGDYRVIYRINKGKLEILVINVDVRGEVYK; this is encoded by the coding sequence ATGCAATATAAACTCAGCTTTTCTAAAACAGCTTTAAAAAATTTACTTAAAATTTCTATAAACAAAAGAAAAGCTATATTAGAAAAATTAGAACAACTAAAATTAAACCCTTATAAGGAAAATAATAATATCAAGAAATTAATAGGATACGATGGTTATAGATTAAGGATTGGAGATTATAGAGTTATATATAGAATAAATAAAGGAAAGTTAGAAATTCTAGTAATTAATGTTGATGTTAGAGGAGAGGTATATAAATGA
- a CDS encoding helix-turn-helix domain-containing protein, with translation MSNKHIIEYQGKPAFVVIPFNEYQELINKKQCITDETLYAEAIAKNEEYFPEDLVQKILNGENPIKVYREYRGLSQEQLAIKIGKTKQYISFIEKGLRKGTIDTLKKLSTVLNVDLDML, from the coding sequence ATGAGTAATAAACATATAATAGAATATCAAGGAAAGCCTGCTTTTGTTGTTATACCTTTTAATGAATATCAGGAACTTATAAATAAAAAACAATGTATTACCGATGAAACATTATACGCTGAAGCTATAGCTAAAAATGAGGAATATTTTCCTGAAGATTTGGTACAAAAAATTCTAAACGGCGAAAATCCTATTAAAGTTTATCGTGAATATAGAGGATTATCTCAAGAACAATTAGCTATTAAAATTGGTAAAACTAAGCAATATATATCATTTATTGAGAAAGGATTACGAAAAGGCACAATAGATACGCTAAAAAAACTAAGTACTGTTTTAAATGTTGATTTAGATATGTTATGA
- a CDS encoding DUF2383 domain-containing protein — protein sequence MTTLVGTQNNFADAIRELIELDYDAIEAYKTAINRITNEDYKKQLDTFKTDHERHVKELNELLSKHNEKTIKGPSSKQWLTKGKVILADLVDDKAILYAMHTNEEDTNTAYERLNEHNNKWHDASKTLKQGLLDEQKHKKWIEKQLEE from the coding sequence ATGACAACTTTAGTAGGAACCCAAAATAATTTTGCCGATGCAATAAGAGAACTTATAGAACTTGATTATGATGCTATCGAAGCATATAAAACTGCTATTAATAGAATTACTAATGAAGATTACAAAAAACAGTTGGATACATTTAAAACGGATCATGAAAGACATGTAAAAGAGTTAAATGAGCTTTTATCAAAACATAACGAGAAAACAATAAAAGGGCCGAGTAGTAAGCAATGGCTAACAAAAGGTAAAGTGATACTTGCTGATTTAGTTGATGATAAAGCTATATTATATGCTATGCATACAAATGAAGAAGATACTAATACTGCTTATGAAAGATTAAATGAGCATAATAATAAATGGCATGATGCATCGAAAACCTTAAAACAAGGTCTTTTAGATGAACAAAAACATAAAAAATGGATAGAAAAGCAACTTGAAGAGTAA
- a CDS encoding KGG domain-containing protein, producing MTNNNKGFASRDKEKAAKGGHASHGGHNGHNDHDHGSGKQGFASMDKEKVREIAAK from the coding sequence ATGACTAATAATAACAAAGGCTTCGCCTCTAGAGACAAAGAAAAAGCTGCTAAAGGAGGACATGCTTCTCATGGAGGACATAATGGTCATAACGATCATGATCACGGATCAGGAAAACAGGGCTTTGCCTCTATGGATAAAGAAAAGGTAAGAGAAATAGCTGCTAAATGA
- a CDS encoding autotransporter outer membrane beta-barrel domain-containing protein, translating into MVQATTVRHQVVVAGTGGTNYNGPASTGGVGNSGTTPSGTGSNIGTGGSSPAGGNSVYSPSTGSIRNNVGGYTPSVGQGGTSSNGPVTGGSVGTGGTSYGGAGSNGGMATGGSSYGGAGSNGGVTNSGSSPYGNSGNPTVTGVSPANNSNNMGGSSDSGMPAIGSSRDNSSGTGSGGNSGSGISRSNANDGFNAAHDNTSTGTQEVGKRLKTLKDAAEDGANPAAEDATSRKRGAAVGGGDCELDESNANNSVYGVWVSPYYGKAVQKAFNGLSGYKAKSTGGSVGVDTVINDNIVLGAAYTRVDTKLRYQNAKSGNTTKVGTNMGSIYGLYNFVNNWFVEGVTTYSRSDIKTNELRNIIGGYETAHGKYHSTSYSGQIVGGYNYLWKETSFAPMAGLRVTKIKDSGYQEYGTSFQNLTIQKRQYNKVEGILGGEIKTTFYKDEFIIRPQVHAFINYDFKGKTPAIVADLNGLNEPLPVPTPKPTKMLYDLGAGVVVKKGRMEYGVHYGLNLAKKYHAQSGTLRLKVNF; encoded by the coding sequence GTGGTACAAGCTACAACGGTCCGTCATCAGGTGGTAGTTGCAGGTACAGGCGGTACAAACTATAACGGTCCAGCTTCAACCGGTGGCGTTGGCAACAGTGGAACTACTCCAAGCGGTACAGGTTCTAATATTGGTACAGGCGGTAGCTCACCTGCCGGCGGTAATAGTGTATACAGCCCATCAACAGGTAGTATTCGTAATAATGTCGGTGGGTATACTCCTTCAGTTGGTCAGGGTGGTACAAGTTCTAACGGTCCGGTAACAGGCGGTAGTGTAGGCACAGGCGGCACAAGCTATGGTGGTGCAGGTTCTAACGGTGGTATGGCTACAGGCGGCTCAAGCTATGGTGGTGCAGGATCTAATGGTGGTGTAACCAACAGCGGAAGCAGTCCATACGGTAATAGTGGTAATCCTACAGTAACAGGTGTTTCTCCTGCTAATAATAGTAACAATATGGGAGGCAGTTCTGATAGCGGTATGCCTGCTATAGGTAGTAGCCGAGATAATTCTTCAGGTACAGGTAGCGGTGGAAATTCAGGTAGCGGAATAAGTCGTTCTAATGCGAATGACGGCTTTAATGCTGCTCATGATAATACTAGTACCGGTACTCAAGAAGTAGGTAAGAGACTTAAGACTCTTAAAGATGCTGCAGAGGATGGTGCAAATCCTGCAGCAGAAGATGCTACCTCACGTAAGAGAGGTGCAGCTGTCGGAGGCGGTGACTGTGAACTCGATGAAAGTAACGCTAATAATTCCGTTTACGGCGTATGGGTCAGCCCATATTACGGCAAAGCGGTACAAAAAGCCTTTAACGGACTTAGCGGTTATAAAGCTAAATCTACCGGTGGATCAGTCGGTGTTGATACCGTTATAAACGATAATATAGTTCTTGGTGCTGCTTATACTAGAGTTGATACGAAGTTACGTTACCAAAATGCCAAATCCGGCAATACTACTAAGGTCGGAACTAACATGGGTTCTATATACGGTTTATATAATTTTGTAAATAACTGGTTTGTAGAGGGCGTAACTACCTATTCACGAAGCGATATTAAAACTAATGAACTACGTAATATTATAGGCGGTTATGAAACGGCACACGGTAAGTATCATTCAACTTCTTATAGCGGTCAAATAGTCGGAGGTTATAATTATCTATGGAAAGAGACTTCATTTGCACCGATGGCAGGACTCAGAGTTACTAAGATTAAAGATTCCGGTTATCAGGAATACGGTACTTCTTTCCAAAATCTAACTATTCAGAAACGTCAATATAATAAGGTTGAGGGTATACTCGGCGGTGAAATTAAAACAACTTTCTATAAGGATGAGTTCATAATTAGACCACAAGTTCATGCCTTTATTAATTACGACTTCAAAGGTAAAACACCGGCAATCGTTGCAGATCTTAACGGTCTTAATGAGCCTTTACCGGTACCGACGCCTAAACCTACTAAAATGCTGTATGATTTAGGAGCAGGGGTAGTAGTTAAGAAAGGTAGAATGGAGTATGGAGTGCATTACGGGCTGAACTTAGCTAAAAAATATCATGCTCAATCCGGTACGCTAAGACTTAAAGTAAACTTCTAA